ctAGATCACTGCTTACAAAAACCAGTCCTCGCCCACCCCCTTCACAGTCCTCGCTGTCAGCCTGGAGCCCCGGCTCCAAAGCTGAACGCTCCACTcaggaaaagaaacaaaaaaaaatgacaaatgaaGCCCGCGGGATGGGCACGCCCTCCCGGCTGTGGACGCTGAGTCCTGGCACCAGACCCATGGGCaggggtggagggtgtgggctctgGATGCCAAGTCCTGGATGTGTCCAGTCGCAGCATGGAACGGGGGGGGCTCCGGGACCCCCACTTCAACTGCCACAAGCCACTTCGCAGACGTGAAATGTCaatttcccccacccacccacctccccgtTCCCTATCTTCCTTTCCAAAgtctctccccgtcccctcccgctgcacccaacccccccccccggcccaccccaaCCCCCGTCCTCCCTGCTACTGAAATGAGACCCCCGCACCCCAGGGAACCCTGGATGGGGCAGAGCCTACAGGCTGTAGAATTTGAGGCTGCGATCCATGCCGGTCGAAGCAATGAACTTGGCGTGATGACCGAAGGCCACGCCCGTGGTCAGGCCGCTGTGCTCTGAGGGAACAAGAGAGACGCGAGGTCAATTCTCCTCTCTGCCTGAGACCGTAGATccacggatcatcatcatcaatcgtatttattgagcgcttactacggatCACACCGGAGTCCGACTCCCACAAACCCCGCGGGTCCTTAGGCCGAACAAAACGGCAACCAGCCCACGCGGGGGCTCCTCCTCCAATTTctggagtcaatcgtatttattgagcgcttactgtgtgcagagcactgtactaagcgcttgggaagtacaagttggcaacatatacagtccctacccaacagtgggctcacagtctagaagatcctgtattaagcacttgggaaagtacagcacaaaaaCAGAGcagacattcccggcccacggtgagtttacaggctagtatacaagagaagcagcgtggctcagtggaaagagcccgggctctggagtcagaggtcatgggttcaaatccccactccgccagctgtgtgaccctgggcaagtcacttcacttctccgtgcctcagttatctcatctgtaaaatggggatgaagactgtgagccccccgtggggcaacctgatcacctcgcaacctccccagtgcctagaacagtgctttgcacacagtaagcgcttaataaacgacattagtagtagtagtagtactataagtgctatggggctgagggaggggtgaataaagggtacaaatcctagtgcaaaggagacacagaagggagcgggagaagaggaaatgaggggggaAAGAAGTGATATATCACCGTGCCCATCACAAACTTTTCCCATGTAATTGGGATCACAGCCTTTGTGTTTTCtaagttgggtcgggaccatctctatatgttgccaacttgtacttcccaagcgcttagtacagtgctctgcacacagtaagcgctcaataaatacgatggaatgaatgaatgaatgaacacgagaCTGCTCCTCCCTGGCTGGAGTCACGCCGCACTCTGCGGCAACTGGCCCGGAGTCCCGGGCGAAGGGAGCTTAAAGCTCACCCGAGGGGGCCCCGGCTGACCTCGGCGGCCCCGCTCCTCCCCGGGGGGCCTCCCCCCAAgagacccccccgccccggcaATCCGGGGACGGAGCTCTCACCTGTGAAGTGGAGAATCTCTGTCCACTGCTTGCAGATGTAGATCTGGACGTCGGTACCTCCCAGGGCTAGGTAGGTGCCGCTCTGGTCAAAGATGAGGGACTTCACCTGCCAGGGGATGGAGACGGAGATCGGAGGTTGGCACGGAGACCTAGGTCGGATGGGGGTGGGATGGAACCACGGGCCCCCCGCTGCCCGCCACAGGTTCCCACCTCGAAGTTGTTATCCAGCTGCAGGGTCTTGAAGTTCTTGAGCTTGCGCAGATCCCAGAGTTTGACGGAGGAGTCGTCGGCCGCGGTGGCTAGGTAGTAACCGTTCTCCGAGAAGGCGATGCTGGTGATGGGGCCCGAGTGGCCGGGGAAGTTGGCCACGTTGGTGCGCTCCTGTGGccggtggggagggagacagagagatggagcagCGGAGGTCAAGGGGGCCAAGACCCACCGCCGCTGGCAGGAAAAACTCCTCCCTgttggtttcaaggctgtccatcccctcaccccctcctacctcccctcccttctgtccttctccagcccagcccgcaccctccgctcctctgccaccactcatctcctcaccgtacctctttctcgcccgtcccgccgtcgacccccggccctcgtccttcccctggcccggatgccctccctccgcacatccgccatgctagctctcttcctcccttcaaagccctactgagagctcacctcctccaggagggtcacactgagccccccttttcctctcctcctccccacctccttcccctccccacagcacctgtatatgtttgtacagatttatcactctattttacttatacttattgttctattcattttgttattgacgtgcatttagctttaattctatttgttctgacgacttgacacctgtccacattttgttttcaatcaatcatatttactgagcacttactgtgtgcagagcaatcaatcaatcattcgtatttattgagcgcttactctgtgcagagcactttactaagcgcttgggaagtacaagttggcaacatatagagacagtccctacccaacagtaggctcaccgtctaaatcgcttggatattgttgtctgtctgccccttctagactgtgagtccgttgttgggtagggactgtctctagatgttgccagcttatacttcccaagcgctcagtacagtgctctgcacacagtaagcgctcaataaatacgattgaatgaatgaatgaatgaaatgcaaacgTCCCACCGAGGCCGTGCGGAGGCCCGGGTGTCCTGGCATAGACGCGGGGATAACGGGCCTGTTCCAAGGGCTGGACCCAGATCTCCACCCCTTGAAAGCCAACTATCCAAACCAAGACTGGCGACATGAGGCGGGTTCAAAGTAcggcagaaaaggaaaaaaaacaaaacacctccACTAGGAGAACTGAACGATGGCGGAGGGGACTGCCGAAGCTATCCTCTGGAGGCCGTGGGtaaggactagactgtgagctcgttgcgggcagggactgtcactgtttactgcaatattgtactctcccaagcgcttagtacagtgctctgcatgcagtaagtgctcaatataataataataataataataatggtatatgttaagcgcttactatgtgcaaagcactgttctaagcgctggggaggttacaaggtgaacaggttgtcccacgtggggctcgccatcttaatccccattttacagatgaggtaactgaggcccagagaagtgaagtgacttgcccaaagtcacacagctgagaagtggcggggccagattttgaacccatgacctctgactccaaagcccgggctctttccactgagccatgctgcttctccattgtgggcagggaatgtgtctaccaacactttgtATATTTcattctccaaagcatttagtaagcactcaacaaatacgatttacATCTGCccatttcccccattagattgtaagacaagcagcgtggctcagtgggaagagcttgggcttggcagtcagaggtcatgggttctaatctctactccaccacttgccagccaattcaatatgattgaataataataataatggcatttattaagcacttacttactaacctctggggaggttacaaggtgatcaggttgtcccacggggggctcacggtcttcatctccattttacaggagggaactgaggcccagagaagtgaagcgacttgcccaaagccacccagctgacaattggcagagccgggattcaaacccatgacctctgactccaaagcccgggctctttccactgagccacgctgcttcttgaatgaaTGGCGGATTTAGGCCCGGCTGCCTCCAACCAGGCCAGAAGGAAGCCACGGCCTGAGACTCTTTCCTGACTGGAAAATGGAGACGGGGCCGCTCCCCGGCACCCCGGCTTTTGACTGCGGAGATGAGGTGAGGGCAAGAGAGGGAAATCGGAGTGTGCCAGAGTCTAGGACTTCTTGATGCGTTATtacctcatcctccctcctcctccaccccaccgaCTCCATCCCACCAGGCCAGACCGTGCTGACCGTCATCAGGCCATCCCCGGTGGACAAAGGGGGcttgccgcgtggctcagtggcaagagcctgggctttggagtcagaggtcatgggttcgaattccgactccaccacatgtctgctgtgtgatcttgggcaagtcacttagcttctctgggcctcagttacctcatctgtaaaatggggatgaagactgtgagccccacgtgggacaacctgatcgccttgtaacctccccagcgcttagaacagtgctttccacatagtaagcgcttaataaatgccaatcattattattattattattattattatatcactaggGCTGGGTGCTGGGGAAGcggccagggagagagaggagaggggaggtgggttaCTCTGCCTGGGATTAGAAGACGGAGCCCGCTGATCTGCCCTGCCCACTCAAAACCCCGGTGCCGGCCACTGAGGCAACTCTACGTGACGTCAGGAACCCGGGCCCAGCCCGTTCTTAGAAATAAAAGCAGGGTCTTCCTGACCTTCAAGTCCCAGATCTTGATCTGCGAATCCATCGTCCCGGTTCCAAAAATGAGTCCGTCCGGATGGAACTGGGCGCAGGTGAGAGCTgcgggaagagaggcagaggggttcctcatCGGAGGGCCGGCCGGTCGGACGGCCCCCGTGGgctctgggaggagaggggagaggaaggagacttcGGGCCTTTTTCAGATGGGAGCGGCGGGAACTTACCACAGCCGGAAGTCTCGTCGGTCACCTTGGTGAGCACGCGCCCCGTCTGGATGTCCGAGAAGGCCCAGTACTGGGAGagaagatggcagagccaggtgagGAAGGTACGGTCCGGATTCTGGCCAGCTGCAGccctgggcggggcgggggcgagggAGAACGCAGGGATGAAACGACTTGTGTCCCCGGCCCCGGACGGAAGGCTCACCTGGTCGTCGGAGGAGCTGAGGAGATAGTCCCCCGTGGCGTGGAGGCTGAGCCCGGTCACGGCGCTCTCGTGGGCACGCACCACCTGCACGCAGGAGGCGTTGGGCACGGACCAGATGCGGATGGTGGCGTCCGGAGAGGCAGAGAACACCAGGTCCTGAAAGGTGGGGGAGCAGGGTCACTTCGGCAAGAGGGTCTCACAGCCCCGGTGGCGAGggcagtggggcagggaccgggcCATGACCGCTAAGCAACTAACGATTCTTGGCACAAGTAAGGCCGGAAGGGACTTGGACTTTTAAACCATTTCTGCCGACCTCTGGGCAAGGCAAGCGCTACGACGACCGGGATGGGTTCTTTCCGAGCCCCGAGCCCAATCCATCCCCACAATACCTCACCCTCTGACTTGCCCTGGCttaaggcagaggagtaccccaTCTGGGACCCGGTGGGTTCAAGGGGGCCACCCTCGGGTCCCCACTGCTTACCACCCTAGAGTGAACAGAACTTCTCCGAAACTTTTCTCGGCCCCTCCTACCAAATGGAACCTCCAATCCtgactgtcggcttcaaggccaCCCCGAACCTATCTCcactgcttatcatcatcaatcgtatttattgagcgcttactgtgtgcagagcactgtactaagcgcttatctgccctcctctcccattacactccaggagcacaggctttgcccCTCTCGTGCCAACTTCCTGTGCCTCGCCCTTGTCTCCTGCCATCTTTTGCTcacgctcccccccgccccccccagctcgactgtacagcccgggctttggagtcagaggtcatggattcaaaccccggctccgccacgtctgctgtgtgacactgggcaagtcacttaacttctctgagcctcagttccctcatctgcataatggggattaagactgtgagccccacgtgggacaacctgatcaccttgtatcccccccagggcttagaacagtgctttgcacatactaagcgcttaacaaatgccatcataattatcattattattattgagggcaggaatcacgtctgtTAATTCCATCGTGCTCTCGCAAGCTCTTGGTATCCTGCACCATGCATGGTATGCTCTCAATCGATACCACTGAGGGGTTGGCCTTAACCCGAACACTTGGCCAGCCCAGATGCCCAATACAGAGATGTAGGAAGAGAAAAGGtacagcaataattgtggtagtcgttaatcccttactatgagctaaacactgaactaagcgctgggttaggtacaaaaatcaggccccacaaggggctcacaatatggGAAGGAggctgaacaggtattgaattcccattgtgcaggtgagggaactgaggcgcagataagtggcagagccacgattagaacccaggacctctgaccctcaggcccgtgctctttccactaggccacgccgcttctcaggggATGGCTGGAAATGCTCTTACCTGGGAGGGGTGAAACACGACACTGGTGACTTTCTTGGCATGACCCTTGAGGGTGGCCAGGATCTGCTCCGAGCTCTTGTCGAAGACGACCACGTTTTTATCCGCCCCTCCTGGGGACGACCCGAAGTGGGAGAAGTCAGAGGGGCTCGCGACGCCCGCGGTTGGACGACGCTCACCCCAGCCCTGCTCCGACCGGGCCACCCACCTGTGAGGATCTTGTTGGTGTCGGAGGGGCAGAGGTCCAGGGCGAGGATCCCGGGGATGCTGGCACTGTGCAGGCCCTGAGAGGAAAAACGCCCCCCAAATTCAAGCTGAGGCGCTTGGGGAAGAGTTGAGTGAGGGTCAGCCTCGGGGAGCCGGTATTTCCTAAGTCCTTTGATATCCCTCGGGGCTCTTGCTTTGCACTGAGCCGACGTCTCCCTCTCGAAAGCAAGCTCTTTTCCATGATGCCTTCCCCATCGAGACTTGCTGAGGCACAGGAGACAAAGCCAACTAGGTGGCCGTGGGAATGGGGGTAGGGGACAGTTACCAAGTTATCTGTCCAACAACCACAGAGACAGCATTTGCCGGGGGCACAACTGGGCAGGAACGGCCCAGTAGCGCCCGCTGCCCAGCCAGGGCACCCAACACTGGCTTCCCTGTAGGGCCCCAGATAAGCAGAGAGCAGCCAGGTGCCTCATTACGAGGCCTAAGCACAGGTCCTGTTGCCAATTCCCAGAGTCCACCCGCCTTAAAGCCTGCACTTGGAATCAAATCCCACTGGCACGACCCCATTCTGGTGATCTGGGATTGGAGAGACGGGCCATGAATCTGCTTCAAGCGCCTAAGTCAGTAACTACGGTATATCAGGTAACAACTTTGGAGTTTTCCTTAAGGGTCCGTGGCCAGTACACTGTCCCGCGAGCCCGTGAGACAGGTTTTAACAAGTCCAAAAATGGCAAGAGCGCATCTTTCAATGTTGCAGTTCAGAGAACCATTTACAGCACTGTCCTCCTCTTCTAGAACTTTAAGCTGTTGCCAGTTGGTTCAGAGaggtccctccccattccccccaccctacctccttcccctccccacagcacctgttatatatgtttgtacggatttattactctattttacttgtacatattcattctattcatttggttaatgatgtgcatctagctttacttctatttattctgatgacttgacacctgtccacatgtttcgttttgttgtctgtctcccccttctagcctgggaacccgctgttgggtagggactgtctctgtatgttgccaacttgtacttcccaagcggttagtacagtgctctgcacacagtaagtgctcaataaatacgactgaatgaatgaatgaatgaatgagagggatcgTATAGAACCGCAGTAGGGTCAACGTAATGCCAACTTTTGGaatgaggttttttttgtttgctgcCGCTTTGAATTTCACTTGGTGTGACCAAAGCTGCTACCGGTTTGATTGAGAAAGGCCTGGAAAAAAGATCTGCCCCGCTGCATCTCCCTGGGATGTGGAAAGGATAACAAGAGGCCGCGCATATGAAAGTCCTCTGGAAAACCAAACTCTTGGCCTCTTCTTCGCCGGAGAGCCTCACCCTCGCCTTACACCCCCGAACCCGAGGGACCcccggataataatgatggcatttattaagcgcttactatgtgcaaagcactgttctaagcgctggcggatgCCACTCACCACGTGGGATGCCACCTGCCGATACTTGCTGAGCTCCTCCGGCTTCACCAGCTCCTCGGGCACGGTCTTTCCTCTCTGTGGAAGGAGAACCCGCCGAGGGGTGCGGTCAGACTGgattctcctccagctcctcccgaGGGTGAAGGCCACCCTCCTGCCCTGGAGCCCAGGTAAGACTCACCTTCTTTCGCTCTGTGGTCAGCACCGTGGCCTTGTCCTGAAGCTGGAAGAGAAAGCGGGGACAGGGAAGGACTCACCCATGAGTCCACGGGCCTGGATGCCGGCCAAGAGCGTCCCAGGGCGTCCAGAAGGCCGGTACCCACCCGCCCCACCCTAAGTGAGAGCTCGGCCTCACTTTAGTCCTGAAGAACGACATTCTCCCTCGCAGCCTCTCACCCCTACAGGTCTGAGAGGTGCCAAGTTGCCAGGCCAGGGTGACCAGGCGCGAGATGAAGACTGAAGGGGTTCCTCCTCATGGCTGGAGCTGAGCTACGTACCTTTTGGATGATTTCGGGGGTCATTCCTACCAGCTCGCCCAAGTCCATCGGCTCGCCAGcgccctgtgggaagggaagggaggaggtgtgaGAGGAGCGGCACCACATTTACCCCGAGACGCACCAGCTGACGTGCCCACAGGCCTACAGCAAGGGGACTCACCACGGCGCTGGGCTGCGAGCTTGGAACTGCCTGGGGAACGATGAGACCGGCCTGGGGCTTCAGCGTGGCCAGGGCTGGGGGGTGAAGGGGTGACTTAGGGGAACATTTTCGAAGGGGGGCCGCCCCTCAGTCCTCCCAGCTTCCACTCTCCTGGtgggacccttcccctccccgggcaTCTCTACCTTCTCGGGCGGCAGTGACCTCCTTGGTGAGGCGGGCGATGACCCGGCAGGCGGCATCGTGCTGGTACAGGGCGTGTGAGAGTTCCTGGCGTGTGGTCTGCAGCTGCTGGCGCAGGGTGAAACTGTGCAACATGACGGCATCCTGGGGTGGAGGGGACCGAGTGAGAAGATGGGGCGGTTCGCCTCCACCGGCCCAACCAGAGAGGACTTCCCTGGGGTGCCAGAGCCACCCCGAGATCtgctcactctcatctctccttctcccacccttATGTAGgtgcaggggaaggagggcattctctctctctctctccctcctcccgtcctttttccctctcccacccttatGTAGGTGCAGGGGCAGGAGggcgttctctctctccctccctcctcccgtccTTTTCCCTCTCCGACGAGGAAAGGCGGCATCACAACTCCTGGAACAGAGTGTCCCCCGCCCAACTGCCAGCCTTGAGAGCTCAGCTGACACGACGACGAGGAATGAACTCGCCCACAGGCCCAGCTCCCCCGCAGTGAGCCGGTGAGCACCTGGGCCACCCGGGCTGTATTCTGGGAGTCGGCCCGAGCGGCGGGGCTTGAAAACGGTCCCGTCCCCTTGGCCACCCAAGGGGAGAGAACGGCTCCCTCCAGACGACTCACCCACTCGTCCTGCAGGGCCTTCAGGATGGCCGGGATGCTGGTGGCCGAGGGGGGCTTTGGCCGGATCGGGTGGGCGACTGGCAGGGAGACGGGGTGCACAGGGTGGTGAACGTCAGCGCTGATGGTTAACTTCCCCCCGCGCTGTCCggcccttccctgcctcctccccccgtcccccctctcctcccagggCAGCCCCTGGCACCTTTGATGTCGATGAGCTGCTCCTCGGACAGAGGCTGGTTGTTGATGGGGTCGGTGCCGTTCTCGGCGATGTACTTCTCGATGAGCCGCCGCTCGTATACATGGTTGGACACGGGGGACACGCAGGGGTGCTCCGGCACCTCATTGGAGActgggggggcggagaggggagtGCACAGGTGCCACACTGTGAGGCTGCCCCGTTCCTTTCCCTCGTCCCAACCCATTCCCAAGCAGAAccagtccctctagactacaaactcattgtcggcagggaagcgcttaggacggggctgtgcatatagtaaacgctcaaataccaccgatggatcgaCCGCTACTTTGGAGACTTCCCTTCGTGCAGCAGATTTTGCAGCTGGACCAGGGCTGGGTCTCCAAAAGTAACCTCACCCCAAACTAATTTGGCCGTCACTGGGCAAAACTTTATCCCCCTTAGAACCTTCACCCCACGGTGTTAACTTCCTTGAGGGTGGGTCTGTGGTTGGAACTGAAGCCGTTGAGATTGGAAGCTCGttgggggcggggaatgtgtccgttatgctgtactctcccaagcgcttagtacagcgctccgcacacagtaagcactcaataaatacaactgactgaccgctGCGGAGTAGAGAGTTGGCAATTGGCTAATGGCACTGGTCTCTATGGAAAATTCAGGAGCCGAAGTAGAGATCGTAGCTTGCCGGCAGAGACTGAATCCaccgctccctcccctccagggaGGCCGAGCCAGTGGGGTCACTCCGGCCTCGGGCCCAGAGTTCCcaattgcttttattattattatttttattattgttattattattattattattattcccctgccaagtcccagggacccctgtgcctAAACTGGGCTGTGAGCCCAGACTGGgccagtgagactgtgagcctgctattgggtagggaccgtctctagatcaatcaatcaatcaatcgtatttattgagcacttactgtgtgcagagcgctgtactaagcgcttgggaagtacaagttggcaacatatagagacggtccctacccaacagtgggctcacagtcttgaagacgttaccaacttgtacttcccaaacgcttagtacagtgctctgcacacagtcagcgctcaataaatacggttgaatgaatgaatattcgctatgtgctaagcactgggctaagagtTGGAGTAGACCCAAGACAACTAGATCAgatccttcccacactgagccccctccttcctctcccctcctcccccccgccttacctccttcccctccccacagcacctgtatatatgtatatatgttggtatgtatttattactctattttatttgtacatatttattctatttattttattttgttaatatgttttgttttgttctctgtctccccctgctagactgtgagcccactgttgggtagggaccgtctctatacgttgccaacttgtacttcccaagcgcttagtccaatcaatcaatcaatcagtcgtatttattgagcgcttactgtgtgcagagcagtgctctgcacacagtaagcgctcaataaatacgattgaatgaatgaatgaatgaatgagagatcccACACTGGGTATCCTGTTCAAGAGGCTGgacctccccatttgacagatgaggaaactgagttctgGAAAGatcgaagtcacttgcccaaaaccattcaggtagagatggggcaggggccgttatcagaacccaggtctcctgcctccaggctctgtgctctgcccaccatcatc
This genomic stretch from Tachyglossus aculeatus isolate mTacAcu1 chromosome 22, mTacAcu1.pri, whole genome shotgun sequence harbors:
- the PRPF19 gene encoding pre-mRNA-processing factor 19 — encoded protein: MSLICSISNEVPEHPCVSPVSNHVYERRLIEKYIAENGTDPINNQPLSEEQLIDIKVAHPIRPKPPSATSIPAILKALQDEWDAVMLHSFTLRQQLQTTRQELSHALYQHDAACRVIARLTKEVTAAREALATLKPQAGLIVPQAVPSSQPSAVGAGEPMDLGELVGMTPEIIQKLQDKATVLTTERKKRGKTVPEELVKPEELSKYRQVASHVGLHSASIPGILALDLCPSDTNKILTGGADKNVVVFDKSSEQILATLKGHAKKVTSVVFHPSQDLVFSASPDATIRIWSVPNASCVQVVRAHESAVTGLSLHATGDYLLSSSDDQYWAFSDIQTGRVLTKVTDETSGCALTCAQFHPDGLIFGTGTMDSQIKIWDLKERTNVANFPGHSGPITSIAFSENGYYLATAADDSSVKLWDLRKLKNFKTLQLDNNFEVKSLIFDQSGTYLALGGTDVQIYICKQWTEILHFTEHSGLTTGVAFGHHAKFIASTGMDRSLKFYSL